The following are from one region of the Bradyrhizobium septentrionale genome:
- a CDS encoding TetR/AcrR family transcriptional regulator produces MNAASSATSPGTRERLLAAAQEELIEGHGHLEMQAVARRAQVSVGLAYHHFGSKAGLIAAVVEEFYGRLDQAAFAGARLSAESWADREMQRIGAYVAFHYDHPFAPLVIGPLSRASEVLDVETAFTSRQLAAGARMLEAARRDGIVSGDIDPHLTIALMIGGIRQALIGALTGEQRPDPAQLTDDIWAFMAAALRLPVEAQSGPSKTIRQSRPNVQQ; encoded by the coding sequence ATGAACGCGGCGAGTAGCGCGACGAGTCCTGGGACACGGGAACGGCTGCTCGCGGCGGCGCAAGAGGAGCTCATCGAGGGCCACGGGCACCTGGAGATGCAGGCCGTCGCCAGGCGGGCACAGGTGTCGGTGGGGCTCGCCTATCATCACTTCGGCTCCAAGGCGGGCCTGATCGCCGCCGTGGTCGAGGAGTTCTACGGCCGGCTCGACCAAGCGGCATTCGCCGGTGCCAGACTGTCAGCCGAGAGCTGGGCGGACCGGGAAATGCAGCGGATCGGGGCCTACGTCGCCTTTCACTACGATCATCCGTTTGCGCCGCTGGTCATCGGACCGCTGAGCCGCGCGTCCGAGGTCCTCGATGTCGAGACTGCCTTTACCAGCCGCCAGCTCGCAGCCGGCGCCCGGATGCTTGAAGCCGCCCGGCGCGACGGGATCGTATCCGGCGACATCGACCCTCACCTCACCATCGCGCTGATGATCGGCGGCATCCGCCAGGCGCTGATCGGCGCACTCACCGGCGAGCAGCGGCCCGATCCGGCACAGCTGACCGACGACATCTGGGCCTTCATGGCGGCCGCGCTGCGGCTCCCTGTCGAGGCTCAATCCGGGCCGTCAAAGACCATCCGGCAAAGCCGCCCTAACGTTCAACAATAA
- a CDS encoding gamma carbonic anhydrase family protein → MAIYELDGQEPDLPADGSYFIADNAVVIGKVRLKSAASVWFGAVLRGDNEWIEIGEGSNVQDNSTLHVDPGFPLTIGNHVTIGHNAIVHGCTLEDRVLIGMGSIVMNGARIRRGSVVGAGSVITEGKEFPEYSLIIGAPARVVRTLDAAQIEALSRPAKSYAIRGPQYKAGLKKIG, encoded by the coding sequence ATGGCGATCTACGAACTCGACGGGCAGGAGCCCGATCTTCCCGCTGACGGCAGCTATTTCATCGCCGACAATGCCGTCGTGATCGGCAAGGTGCGCCTCAAGTCCGCGGCGAGCGTCTGGTTCGGCGCCGTGCTGCGCGGCGACAACGAATGGATCGAGATCGGCGAGGGCTCCAACGTCCAGGACAATTCGACCCTGCATGTCGATCCCGGCTTTCCCCTGACCATCGGCAACCACGTCACCATCGGCCACAACGCGATCGTGCACGGCTGCACGCTGGAAGACCGCGTGTTGATCGGGATGGGATCGATCGTGATGAACGGCGCGCGCATCCGGCGCGGCAGCGTCGTCGGCGCCGGCTCCGTCATCACCGAGGGCAAGGAATTTCCGGAATACTCCCTGATCATCGGTGCGCCCGCGCGCGTGGTGCGCACGCTCGACGCCGCCCAGATCGAGGCGTTGTCGCGGCCGGCGAAGTCCTACGCGATCAGGGGCCCGCAGTACAAAGCCGGGCTGAAGAAGATCGGCTAA
- the cysE gene encoding serine O-acetyltransferase → MAVHQVSPQGGKLAALDPIWDRIRGEAEDILRREPELASFIYATVLHHERLEDSVVHRIAERLDHAALSGDLIRQTYDEALRDAPDIGNAFRADLVAVYDRDPATSRFIDPLLYFKGFHALQTHRLAHWLHQKGRKDFAFYLQSRSSAVFQTDINPAARIGRGIFLDHATGFVCGETAVIEDDVSILHGVTLGGTGKENEDRHPKIRHGVLIGAGAKILGNIEIGHCARIAAGSVVVKPVPHNVTVAGVPAKIVGEAGCAEPSRTMDQMLNAIGL, encoded by the coding sequence ATGGCAGTTCATCAGGTCAGTCCGCAGGGGGGAAAGCTGGCGGCGCTCGATCCGATCTGGGATCGAATCCGCGGCGAGGCGGAAGACATCCTGCGGCGCGAGCCGGAACTCGCATCCTTCATCTATGCGACCGTGCTGCATCATGAGCGCCTGGAAGATTCGGTGGTCCATCGCATCGCCGAGCGGCTCGATCACGCCGCGCTGTCGGGCGACCTGATCCGCCAGACCTATGACGAGGCGTTGCGCGATGCGCCCGATATCGGCAACGCCTTCCGCGCCGACCTCGTCGCCGTCTATGATCGCGACCCCGCGACCTCGCGCTTCATCGATCCCTTGCTCTACTTCAAGGGCTTTCACGCGCTGCAGACCCATCGTCTCGCACACTGGCTGCATCAGAAGGGGCGCAAGGATTTTGCGTTCTACCTGCAGAGCCGCTCGTCGGCGGTGTTCCAGACCGATATCAACCCGGCCGCCAGGATCGGCCGCGGCATCTTCCTCGATCACGCCACCGGTTTCGTCTGCGGCGAGACTGCCGTCATCGAGGATGATGTGTCGATCCTGCATGGCGTCACGCTCGGCGGCACCGGCAAGGAGAACGAGGACCGCCATCCGAAGATCCGCCACGGCGTGCTGATCGGCGCCGGCGCCAAGATTCTCGGCAATATCGAGATCGGTCATTGCGCGCGCATCGCGGCAGGCTCCGTCGTGGTCAAGCCTGTGCCGCACAACGTCACGGTTGCGGGCGTGCCGGCGAAAATCGTCGGCGAAGCCGGATGTGCGGAGCCGTCACGCACCATGGACCAGATGCTCAACGCGATCGGTCTTTGA
- a CDS encoding PilZ domain-containing protein: MADDDSRPAPAGGQQPKPTDERRSGSRRRVLKSGAIEFGNEAIPCTVRNLSPQGACIEVNSPLWFPDRFVLAVDGQRHTCRVIWKKERRIGLGFA; encoded by the coding sequence ATGGCCGACGACGATAGCAGGCCCGCACCAGCTGGCGGGCAGCAGCCAAAGCCGACCGATGAGCGGCGCAGCGGCTCCCGTCGCCGCGTCCTCAAATCGGGGGCGATCGAGTTCGGCAATGAAGCGATACCCTGCACGGTCCGAAACCTTTCTCCGCAGGGGGCCTGCATCGAAGTCAATTCGCCGCTGTGGTTTCCCGACCGCTTCGTCCTCGCCGTCGACGGCCAGCGGCACACCTGCCGGGTCATCTGGAAGAAGGAGCGGCGGATCGGTCTGGGGTTCGCGTGA
- a CDS encoding alpha/beta fold hydrolase, which yields MPSFHHGDVEIAYIDEGEGEPIVLVHGFASSKNVNWIYPTWVSDLVKAGRRVIALDNRGHGESAKLYDAAQYEIAIMASDVIALMDHLGIARADIMGYSLGSRMTAILALENSDRVRSAILGGIGIGLIEGGGPGETVALALEAPALDDVTDPVGRTFRAFADQTRSDRRALAACLRGSRRLMTRVEAAGIRVPVLIAVGSKDEIAGSAAALGRIIPGSEVLDIPNRDHMRAVGDKVYKTGVIDFLSRRK from the coding sequence ATGCCGAGTTTCCATCACGGCGACGTTGAAATTGCCTATATCGACGAAGGCGAGGGCGAGCCGATCGTGCTCGTGCACGGCTTCGCCTCGAGCAAGAACGTCAACTGGATCTATCCGACCTGGGTGTCGGATCTCGTCAAGGCCGGCCGGCGCGTCATCGCGCTCGACAATCGCGGCCACGGCGAATCCGCCAAGCTCTATGACGCCGCGCAGTACGAGATCGCGATCATGGCGAGCGATGTGATCGCGCTGATGGATCATCTTGGGATCGCGCGCGCCGACATCATGGGCTATTCGCTGGGCTCGCGGATGACGGCGATCCTTGCGCTCGAAAATTCCGATCGGGTGCGCTCGGCGATCCTGGGAGGCATCGGCATCGGGCTGATCGAGGGCGGTGGTCCCGGCGAGACCGTAGCCCTCGCGCTGGAGGCGCCGGCGCTCGACGATGTGACCGATCCGGTCGGCCGCACCTTCCGCGCCTTTGCCGATCAGACCCGCTCCGACCGCCGCGCACTCGCCGCCTGCCTGCGCGGCTCGCGCCGGCTGATGACGCGCGTGGAGGCGGCCGGCATCCGCGTGCCGGTTCTGATCGCAGTCGGCAGCAAGGACGAGATCGCCGGCTCAGCGGCGGCGCTCGGCAGGATCATTCCGGGTTCGGAGGTGCTCGACATCCCGAACCGCGATCACATGCGGGCGGTCGGCGACAAGGTCTACAAGACCGGCGTCATCGACTTCCTGTCGCGGCGTAAATAG
- a CDS encoding zinc-finger domain-containing protein yields the protein MSDHVVPHFHNDAGVSVIEIGSQEFMCVGANPPFDHPHVFLDLGNDSEIICPYCSTLYRFAPDLAAGEARPPECVLKDKVA from the coding sequence ATGTCCGACCACGTCGTCCCGCACTTCCATAACGATGCCGGTGTCTCGGTGATCGAAATCGGATCGCAGGAGTTCATGTGCGTGGGCGCCAACCCGCCGTTCGACCACCCGCACGTGTTCCTCGACCTCGGCAACGACAGCGAGATCATCTGCCCGTACTGCTCGACGCTGTATCGCTTCGCGCCCGACCTCGCTGCCGGCGAGGCGCGGCCGCCCGAATGCGTGCTGAAAGACAAGGTCGCCTGA
- a CDS encoding FAD-dependent monooxygenase: protein MALTRTVIVAGAGIGGLTASLTLAAQGFRVVVLEKAERLEEAGAGIQLSPNASRILVGLGLKEPLARRAVTPESVNILSARAGGEIARMPLGQAAEFRAGAPYWVIHRADLQAALQAAVNDHPDIDLRLGCQFEDVTKHAKGLTVVQRRGNARQEELAVALIGADGIWSAVRGHLFPDVQPKFSGLIAWRGTLDATALPREYTAPRVQLWMGPDAHLVAYPISGGRQINVVAIVSGTWNRPGWSAPGDINEIKGAFATARWPATARMLIGAVDGWRKWALFTLPDIGRWSEGAVTLLGDAAHAMLPFAAQGAGMAIEDAAVLAKALSDCTGENTSGIPAALKRYAEMRRRRVLKVQRMARQQGRIYHLRGPLAITRDLAIRAIGPQRMLARQDWIYDWRV from the coding sequence GTGGCGCTGACGCGAACCGTCATCGTTGCAGGCGCCGGGATCGGAGGACTGACGGCGTCGCTGACACTGGCCGCACAAGGCTTTCGCGTCGTCGTGCTGGAGAAGGCCGAGCGGCTCGAGGAAGCCGGCGCCGGCATCCAGCTCTCTCCCAATGCCAGCCGCATCCTCGTCGGGCTCGGGCTCAAGGAACCACTTGCGCGGCGCGCGGTCACGCCTGAATCCGTCAACATTCTGAGCGCGCGGGCCGGCGGCGAGATCGCGCGGATGCCGCTCGGCCAGGCGGCCGAGTTCCGCGCCGGCGCCCCCTATTGGGTGATCCACCGCGCCGACCTGCAAGCCGCACTGCAGGCCGCGGTCAACGACCATCCCGATATCGACCTGCGGCTCGGCTGCCAGTTCGAGGATGTCACAAAGCACGCCAAGGGGTTGACGGTGGTGCAGCGCCGCGGCAATGCACGGCAGGAGGAATTGGCCGTCGCGCTGATCGGCGCCGACGGCATCTGGTCCGCCGTGCGCGGGCATTTGTTTCCGGATGTACAGCCGAAATTCTCCGGCTTGATCGCTTGGCGCGGCACGCTGGACGCAACCGCCCTGCCGCGTGAATACACCGCACCGCGCGTCCAGCTCTGGATGGGGCCGGACGCCCATCTCGTGGCCTATCCGATCTCGGGTGGGCGCCAGATCAACGTGGTCGCGATCGTCTCAGGCACCTGGAACCGGCCGGGCTGGAGCGCACCCGGCGACATCAACGAGATCAAGGGCGCGTTCGCCACGGCGCGCTGGCCCGCAACCGCGCGGATGCTGATCGGCGCCGTCGACGGCTGGCGCAAATGGGCGCTATTCACCCTGCCCGACATCGGCCGCTGGAGCGAAGGCGCGGTGACGCTGCTCGGCGATGCCGCGCATGCGATGTTGCCGTTCGCCGCGCAGGGCGCCGGCATGGCAATCGAGGATGCCGCCGTGCTCGCCAAGGCGCTCAGCGACTGCACCGGGGAAAACACCTCAGGCATTCCCGCCGCGCTGAAGCGCTACGCCGAGATGCGGCGCAGGCGCGTGCTGAAGGTCCAGCGCATGGCGCGGCAGCAGGGCCGCATCTATCACTTGCGCGGGCCGCTCGCGATCACGCGCGATCTCGCGATCCGCGCCATCGGTCCGCAGCGCATGCTGGCGCGGCAGGACTGGATCTACGACTGGCGCGTCTGA
- a CDS encoding twin-arginine translocation pathway signal: protein MSVRFPRRSKPSRAAAVIVLLASAAGVSGCAQIGDTMSPAFADPAKYDLYDCKQLETERKSLATSAADQEKLMAKAETGVGGTVVSEMVYRNELISIRARQKLADQAWRSNKCHESPPDETAAAAAPAAPAPAAKGARAPRGVVH from the coding sequence ATGTCTGTTCGTTTCCCACGCCGCTCAAAGCCGTCGCGCGCGGCGGCCGTCATTGTGCTGCTCGCCTCGGCCGCGGGCGTTTCCGGCTGCGCGCAGATCGGCGATACCATGTCACCAGCGTTCGCCGATCCCGCCAAATACGACCTCTATGATTGCAAGCAGCTCGAGACCGAGCGCAAGAGCCTCGCGACCAGCGCTGCGGATCAGGAAAAGCTGATGGCCAAGGCGGAGACCGGCGTCGGTGGTACCGTGGTCTCCGAGATGGTCTATCGCAACGAGCTGATCTCGATTCGCGCCCGGCAGAAACTTGCCGATCAGGCCTGGCGCAGCAACAAGTGTCATGAAAGCCCGCCGGACGAGACCGCTGCGGCCGCAGCGCCCGCCGCGCCGGCGCCGGCCGCGAAGGGGGCACGCGCCCCGCGGGGCGTCGTCCACTAA
- a CDS encoding DUF6949 family protein, whose translation MSPDTLNSLFSLFIGFAFAGALASGYQAMAERPAGFGLLQEGVAPKTFAAVPFLVFAAPFIIMRNTLRGARIERRRFEFVMMATVISGFWSLMSGTFFMMTLRAAGVLA comes from the coding sequence ATGTCGCCCGATACCCTGAATTCCCTGTTCTCGCTTTTCATTGGCTTCGCGTTCGCCGGCGCACTGGCCAGCGGCTATCAGGCAATGGCGGAGCGGCCGGCCGGCTTCGGCCTGCTGCAGGAGGGCGTGGCGCCGAAGACCTTTGCCGCGGTCCCGTTCCTCGTCTTCGCCGCACCGTTCATCATCATGCGCAACACGCTGCGCGGCGCCCGCATCGAGCGCCGCCGTTTCGAATTCGTGATGATGGCAACCGTGATCTCCGGCTTCTGGAGCCTGATGTCCGGCACCTTCTTCATGATGACGCTGCGCGCTGCCGGCGTGCTCGCCTGA
- the fabA gene encoding bifunctional 3-hydroxydecanoyl-ACP dehydratase/trans-2-decenoyl-ACP isomerase, translated as MASLFNPHDFHAPQSSYTKPDLLRSSDGGYFGPGNAQLPAPPMLMMDRITEISLDGGAFGKGHVAGELDIAPGHWFFACHFAGDPVMPGCLGLDAMWQIIGFWLGWSGSPGKGRALGVGEVKFRGHITPDVRLVRYEVDIRQVRRGRLVLGIADGRVLADGSCVYVAKDMRVGLVAPAT; from the coding sequence ATGGCCAGCTTGTTCAACCCGCACGATTTTCACGCACCGCAATCATCCTACACAAAGCCGGATCTGCTGCGATCGAGCGACGGCGGCTATTTCGGCCCCGGCAACGCGCAGCTGCCGGCGCCGCCGATGCTGATGATGGACCGCATCACCGAAATCAGCCTCGACGGCGGCGCCTTCGGCAAGGGCCATGTCGCCGGCGAGCTCGACATCGCACCCGGTCACTGGTTCTTCGCCTGCCACTTTGCCGGAGATCCTGTGATGCCGGGATGCCTCGGTCTCGATGCGATGTGGCAGATCATCGGCTTCTGGCTCGGATGGTCGGGCTCGCCGGGTAAAGGCCGGGCGCTTGGGGTCGGCGAGGTCAAGTTCAGGGGCCACATCACGCCGGACGTCCGGCTGGTCCGCTATGAGGTCGACATCCGCCAGGTCAGGCGCGGCCGGCTCGTGCTCGGCATCGCCGATGGCCGCGTGCTCGCCGACGGCAGCTGCGTCTATGTCGCGAAGGACATGCGGGTTGGCCTCGTCGCGCCCGCGACTTGA
- a CDS encoding IS1380-like element ISBdi2 family transposase: MTDDTILPFSFPAVHAKKVTAAFDGGRLTSNGGVMLLAMAERRLGLADNLARVFPDRRDPTRVVHSLVDMFRARMFAICCGYEDADDLDHLRSDPAFKLACGRLPDTGRDLCSQPTLSRLENAPRLRDVIRLTYTLVDAWMDSYPREPASVTLDIDDTCDVVHGHQQLSLFNAHYDERCFLPIHVYDTEKSRPVAVVLRPGKTPGGVEVRAHLRRLIRHIRTRWHNTRITFRGDGHYARPEAMAWCETNGIDYIFGLSGTKPLARKLDEAADDIRTRRAIENLPVLRGYTETRHKAKSWDRERRTVARIEATMLGLDIRFVVTSLDVGSAEWIYDSLYCARGQAENLIKLHKTQLASDRTSCRSALANQVRLVLHTAAYWLMLTVRDAIPKARELATAEFATLRLRLLKLAARVVETTSRIRLAFAAACPEADLIRGLPGALLPLGP; the protein is encoded by the coding sequence ATGACCGACGATACGATTCTGCCCTTCTCGTTTCCAGCCGTTCACGCCAAGAAAGTCACAGCTGCCTTCGATGGCGGTCGGCTGACCTCGAACGGGGGCGTGATGCTTCTGGCGATGGCCGAGCGGCGTCTCGGCTTGGCCGACAATTTGGCCCGGGTGTTCCCGGATCGGCGCGATCCGACGCGGGTCGTGCACAGCCTTGTCGATATGTTCCGCGCGCGCATGTTCGCGATCTGCTGCGGCTACGAGGACGCCGACGACCTCGATCATCTGCGGTCCGATCCCGCATTCAAGCTGGCCTGCGGACGGCTGCCGGACACGGGTCGCGATCTGTGTTCCCAACCGACGCTGTCGCGGCTGGAGAATGCTCCGCGCCTGCGCGACGTGATCCGACTGACCTACACTTTGGTCGACGCATGGATGGATAGCTACCCGCGCGAGCCGGCATCCGTCACGCTCGACATCGATGATACCTGCGATGTCGTCCACGGCCATCAGCAGCTCTCGCTGTTCAACGCTCATTATGACGAACGCTGCTTCCTGCCGATCCACGTCTACGACACGGAGAAGAGCCGGCCCGTGGCGGTCGTGTTGCGGCCCGGCAAGACGCCGGGCGGCGTCGAGGTGCGTGCCCATCTGCGCCGCCTGATCCGGCATATCCGGACGCGGTGGCACAACACGCGAATTACGTTCCGTGGCGACGGGCACTATGCCCGGCCGGAGGCCATGGCGTGGTGCGAGACCAACGGCATCGACTACATCTTCGGTCTGTCCGGCACCAAGCCGCTCGCCAGAAAACTCGACGAGGCCGCCGACGACATCCGCACGCGACGCGCCATCGAGAACCTGCCGGTTCTGCGTGGCTATACCGAGACGCGCCACAAGGCCAAGTCCTGGGATCGCGAACGGCGTACCGTCGCCCGTATTGAGGCGACGATGCTCGGCCTCGACATCCGTTTCGTCGTCACCAGCCTCGATGTCGGCTCGGCCGAGTGGATCTACGACAGCCTGTATTGCGCGCGCGGCCAAGCCGAGAATCTGATCAAGCTGCATAAGACACAGCTCGCCTCCGATCGCACCAGCTGCCGTTCGGCGCTCGCCAATCAAGTCCGCCTCGTTCTCCACACCGCCGCTTATTGGCTGATGCTGACCGTGCGCGACGCGATTCCCAAAGCCCGGGAATTGGCCACAGCCGAGTTCGCGACGCTGCGTCTTCGTCTCTTGAAACTCGCTGCCCGTGTCGTCGAGACCACGAGCCGCATTCGCCTTGCGTTTGCCGCGGCATGTCCCGAAGCCGACCTGATCCGCGGCTTGCCAGGCGCGCTGCTGCCGCTCGGTCCTTGA
- a CDS encoding DUF3126 family protein, whose product MDVQEVRKLDAYLKRVFSNPKIRVVPRPKKDDSAEVYIGEEFIGVLFVDDEDDDRSFQFQMAILEEDLSE is encoded by the coding sequence GTGGACGTTCAGGAAGTCAGGAAGCTCGACGCGTATCTCAAACGCGTGTTCAGCAATCCCAAGATCCGCGTGGTGCCGCGGCCCAAGAAGGACGACTCGGCCGAGGTCTATATCGGCGAGGAGTTCATCGGCGTGCTGTTCGTCGACGACGAGGACGATGATCGCTCGTTCCAGTTCCAGATGGCGATCCTGGAAGAAGATCTGAGCGAGTAA